In the Chroococcidiopsis sp. SAG 2025 genome, one interval contains:
- the rfbC gene encoding dTDP-4-dehydrorhamnose 3,5-epimerase: MKFIETKLKGAFIIDLDKRVDHRGFFARTFCMKEFIDHGLKPTVAQCNLSFNHKKGTLRGMHYQTPPATETKLVRCTQGAIYDVIIDMRPDSPTYLSHIGVELSAENRRALYVPDLFAHGYQTLTPNAEVVYQVSEFYTPGYEKGLRYNDPALAIEWRLPVSEISPKDATWSLLLEPVSVGV; the protein is encoded by the coding sequence ATGAAATTTATCGAAACAAAACTCAAAGGCGCATTCATTATTGACTTAGACAAGCGAGTCGATCATAGAGGTTTCTTTGCTCGAACTTTTTGCATGAAGGAATTTATCGACCACGGATTAAAGCCAACTGTCGCTCAGTGTAATTTGTCTTTTAACCATAAAAAAGGCACGCTCAGGGGTATGCACTATCAAACTCCCCCAGCTACAGAAACTAAGTTAGTCCGGTGTACTCAAGGTGCGATTTACGACGTAATTATCGATATGCGTCCTGATTCTCCGACCTATTTGTCACATATTGGCGTAGAACTCTCGGCTGAAAATCGTAGAGCTTTATACGTACCGGATCTGTTTGCTCATGGCTATCAAACCCTCACGCCTAATGCTGAAGTCGTGTATCAAGTGAGCGAGTTTTACACTCCAGGTTACGAAAAAGGACTACGCTACAACGATCCGGCGCTAGCGATTGAGTGGCGCTTACCTGTGAGCGAGATTTCGCCTAAGGATGCAACTTGGTCTTTACTATTAGAACCCGTGAGTGTAGGAGTCTAG
- a CDS encoding acyltransferase, giving the protein MNFVNDPSLLKWLHRKEALATKLVEWIPFSILKMPIYRTIFARLGTSAQIHRGVQLLRPHGIEIGNRTTLESGVILKNVGKTSKIWIGDSVTLESGVRLKSSAHNSRIRIGDGTLIERGVDIKVHRMGTIEIGANTHIGPYTCLSGKSISIGKNCLIASHNGIYAGNHNFSDCTRPIRGQGIIYKEKGIAIEDDCWLGSGVRVVDGVTIGRGSVIGAGAVVTKDIPPYSVAVGVPAKVISQRHDAYNKL; this is encoded by the coding sequence ATGAATTTTGTAAACGATCCGTCTTTATTAAAGTGGCTCCATAGGAAAGAAGCTTTAGCCACTAAATTAGTAGAGTGGATTCCATTTTCGATTTTAAAAATGCCGATCTACCGCACTATATTTGCGCGATTAGGTACATCTGCTCAAATTCATCGAGGCGTTCAACTTTTGCGTCCTCATGGGATCGAAATTGGAAACAGAACTACGCTTGAGTCTGGAGTTATCTTAAAAAACGTCGGGAAAACGAGCAAAATCTGGATTGGAGATTCGGTGACTCTTGAGTCTGGCGTTCGCTTAAAAAGCTCCGCTCACAATAGCAGAATTCGGATCGGAGATGGGACATTAATTGAACGTGGAGTTGATATCAAAGTTCATCGTATGGGTACGATTGAGATTGGCGCAAATACTCACATCGGTCCCTATACCTGTTTGTCTGGTAAATCTATCAGCATTGGAAAAAACTGTTTGATTGCTTCCCACAACGGAATTTATGCTGGCAATCATAATTTTTCGGATTGTACTCGTCCCATCAGAGGACAAGGAATTATTTACAAAGAAAAGGGAATTGCGATTGAGGATGATTGCTGGCTGGGTAGTGGAGTCAGAGTTGTTGATGGAGTAACCATTGGTAGAGGAAGTGTCATTGGAGCAGGAGCTGTGGTAACTAAAGATATTCCACCTTACTCTGTGGCAGTGGGTGTACCTGCTAAGGTAATTTCTCAACGACATGATGCTTACAACAAATTGTAG